The nucleotide sequence TCGTTGTCTTTTGCGCCTGGTGGATTAATCTTGCCCTGGAGCATATTCCACCGTTTCAACGGGGCAACTACTTTGTAATCGGTTTTCCTCCTCCTACCGGATCTATGGTAGACATTCTCGCGAAAATTTTTGGCCCTGCTCCCTGGTACGCTGCGGGGCTCGAGATCATGGGTCTGGCGCTTTTCCTGACCATGTGGCTGCCTTTTGGAGTTCGCGGGCTGGTTAAACGATCGGGTTAAAAGGCTCAATTTTCTTCTTGACGCCTCAGGTAATATCTCCTACCATTTATCTGCTTAACTAAATCATAAAGGGCGGCTGGCATGTCTTTGTTCTCAAATATCATCGCTCCTTTAATTGCAGGGCTGTTTTTCCTCCTTTACTTCATTTATTTCAGCATTGCCAATCCGTCTAAAGCCACATCCTATAAGTATTTTGTAGTTTACCTCGTCGGTATCGGTCTCTTTTCCCTGGGCAGACCGCTTCAGTTAATACTTGGCCCCCATCCCATGCCTCTTATTATCGTAAATATCCGCATGATAGTACTATGCGGAGTAATTTCACCGGTTATTATACTGGCTTCCGATCTTTTCAACAGAAAAAGGAGAAAAAACTTTCAAGCAATTATAATCAGTTTTTGCGCTCTTCTTGGTTTCATCTATGTTATTTTCAATACCCTCGGTACCCATGAAAGCCGTGTCCTTTTCCATTTCGCGGGAATCACGGCTCAAGACAATTTTACCCCCAATATGCAGGGGCCATTCTATGGCAGGGAAGTTACCATTGTTGTACAGGTTGTAACCGGCCTTTTGCTGACGATTTTCTCTTTTATAAAGCTCATCAAGCTGAAACTTGAAACATCAGTGAATAATCTTCTGAGAAACAAGATATTTCTTTTCAACAGCGGGGTATTCATATTCGGTCTTTCTTTCACTATCGGTTCTCTGGCCAAACAGTGGGGAATCTATTACGTTGTCTCCATAATCAGTGCCCTGCTCTTCGGCGGCAGTGTTATTATTGATGTAAAGGAAGTGTATCATTACTACGAAAAGCTGATTCCCTTTATTAAAGAAGACATTATCCACAACGTGGCCTTCAGCGGATTCTCCAAGGCCAAGCTGACCGAAATGCTCGATTGCCTGGGGAAAAACGGCGACTTGAATACCTTTGTAGTTATGAAAATAAAGGATGGGAAATCAAAGGTACTTCATGATTTAAAAATGATCGACGAGGTGTTGAAGATTACCGATGTTAACTTGAGCAGCGTTCTGGACGAAGAGTCTTTTATTCTGCTCCCTCTTTCCAACTACAGGATAGGAATTGCTCTCAAGCTGAACA is from Marispirochaeta sp. and encodes:
- a CDS encoding helix-turn-helix domain-containing protein is translated as MSLFSNIIAPLIAGLFFLLYFIYFSIANPSKATSYKYFVVYLVGIGLFSLGRPLQLILGPHPMPLIIVNIRMIVLCGVISPVIILASDLFNRKRRKNFQAIIISFCALLGFIYVIFNTLGTHESRVLFHFAGITAQDNFTPNMQGPFYGREVTIVVQVVTGLLLTIFSFIKLIKLKLETSVNNLLRNKIFLFNSGVFIFGLSFTIGSLAKQWGIYYVVSIISALLFGGSVIIDVKEVYHYYEKLIPFIKEDIIHNVAFSGFSKAKLTEMLDCLGKNGDLNTFVVMKIKDGKSKVLHDLKMIDEVLKITDVNLSSVLDEESFILLPLSNYRIGIALKLNNSDDSVNRISFMEILEGVQSEICATQKCNLAVGIGRTYETIEDLRISYHEALNAQEYAERLENSSIVHVDNINELDQHTNMYPVKEKEKLLALIKVGDVKNSHNAFSVFIEKFKPFITEKPEGLKVRLYEFIGSLIDSAILGGGDEKKLNERMEEFFSDINHIKDMETVEKFMSSAVVEIADTVAHVYESRSKSLIKKATRYIEENYHSQLSYKDVANEVFISPSYFLCLFKQETGYTFVDYLTMLRIEKAKELLLTTDMTITQIADKTGFNNSNYFSRIFKKLVGTRAKDYRASS